From Musa acuminata AAA Group cultivar baxijiao chromosome BXJ3-8, Cavendish_Baxijiao_AAA, whole genome shotgun sequence, one genomic window encodes:
- the LOC135644959 gene encoding L-type lectin-domain containing receptor kinase IX.1-like, with protein sequence MMPHRARALCLLFCFSTMIACTSSLSFNFSSFNQDTMSKMTVQGNVVINDTTILLTKDGANMASVGRVLYSEPLLLWDAKTGELTDFTTQFAFLIHSHEDNYADGLAFFLTANYSSSGTPVYSEGGYLGLFSNITIINSTINAVAVEFDTFSNEWDPKREHLGIDVNSIKSSATVLWNGSVKVGRPANARVSYNASTYNLSLFLTYERTNLLPSSNYSLHYIVDLQKVLPEKVAVGFSATTGNFTETHSILSWSFSSNLQPKKKKLTARLLAGLVVVGVVILMLVSMVLLWLYKKMENHGGTETDAEDMDYDETIDHEFETERGPKRFPYRELAAATRDFSEERKLGEGGSGLVYKGYLNQPKLDVAIKRISKGSKQGRKEYISEVKAISRLRHRNLVQLIGWCHNRGEFLLVYEFMPNGSLDAYLYSTKKHLEWSVRHKIVLGLASALCYLHEEWEQCVVHRDIKTNNIMLDSALNAKLGDFGLARLVDHDSNLQTTDLAGTRGYMSPEYFYTGKASKESDVYGFGIVALEIACGRRTIEPMEHPNKVRLAEWVWELYGRQTILKAADEKLKGHFDEKQMESLMVVGLWCAHPDYNLRPSIKQAISALNSETPLPVLPASRPVLRYSVLSMDDASIATVYSVNDSPSDRCTHSCERSSSPTGLSK encoded by the coding sequence ATGATGCCGCACAGAGCGAGGGCTTTATGCCTTTTGTTCTgcttctccaccatgatcgcctGTACGAGCTCTCTGTCCTTCAACTTCTCCAGTTTCAATCAAGACACAATGTCGAAGATGACCGTTCAAGGCAACGTAGTCATCAACGACACCACCATACTACTCACCAAGGATGGAGCCAACATGGCTAGCGTCGGCAGAGTACTGTACAGTGAACCGCTGCTCCTGTGGGATGCCAAGACGGGAGAACTGACTGATTTCACTACCCAATTCGCCTTCCTCATCCACTCCCACGAGGACAACTATGCCGACGGCCTCGCGTTCTTCCTCACGGCCAATTATTCTTCTTCCGGTACGCCTGTCTATTCCGAAGGTGGCTACCTCGGCCTCTTCTCCAATATAACCATCATAAATTCCACAATTAACGCCGTGGCCGTAGAGTTCGATACCTTCTCCAACGAATGGGATCCCAAACGCGAACATCTCGGCATCGACGTCAATTCGATCAAATCCTCTGCGACCGTGTTGTGGAACGGCAGTGTCAAAGTGGGCAGGCCGGCAAATGCACGGGTGAGTTACAACGCTAGCACCTATAACTTGAGTCTCTTCCTGACCTACGAGAGAACAAATCTGTTACCCAGCAGTAACTACAGCCTACATTATATTGTGGATCTGCAAAAAGTCCTGCCGGAGAAGGTAGCAGTAGGCTTCTCGGCGACCACAGGCAACTTCACCGAGACGCACAGCATTCTCTCGTGGTCTTTCAGCTCGAATCTacagccaaagaagaagaaactgaCGGCTAGACTTCTTGCCGGCTTGGTTGTCGTCGGAGTGGTTATCTTGATGCTTGTGTCGATGGTCTTGCTGTGGTTGTATAAGAAGATGGAGAACCATGGTGGGACAGAAACAGATGCAGAGGACATGGACTATGATGAGACTATCGATCATGAGTTCGAAACCGAGAGAGGGCCAAAGAGGTTTCCTTACAGAGAGCTGGCCGCTGCAACACGGGACTTCTCCGAGGAGAGAAAGTTAGGGGAAGGAGGATCTGGGTTGGTCTACAAAGGTTACTTGAACCAACCGAAGCTTGATGTAGCCATCAAAAGGATATCCAAGGGATCGAAACAGGGAAGAAAGGAGTACATCTCCGAGGTCAAGGCCATCAGCCGGCTGAGGCATCGGAACCTTGTACAGCTGATCGGCTGGTGCCACAACCGCGGCGAGTTTTTGCTCGTCTATGAGTTCATGCCCAATGGAAGCCTCGACGCCTACCTCTACAGTACCAAGAAGCACCTCGAGTGGTCGGTGAGGCACAAGATTGTGTTGGGGTTGGCTTCCGCACTGTGTTACCTCCACGAGGAGTGGGAGCAGTGCGTGGTGCACCGCGACATCAAGACCAACAACATCATGTTGGATTCGGCATTGAATGCCAAGCTGGGAGATTTCGGCCTCGCCAGGCTAGTGGACCATGACAGTAACCTGCAGACGACGGATTTAGCAGGGACCAGGGGTTACATGTCGCCTGAATACTTCTACACCGGCAAGGCCAGCAAAGAGTCGGATGTCTACGGCTTCGGAATCGTGGCGTTGGAGATCGCGTGCGGGAGAAGGACGATCGAGCCAATGGAGCACCCGAACAAGGTGAGGCTAGCCGAGTGGGTGTGGGAGCTCTACGGAAGGCAAACCATCCTGAAAGCGGCGGACGAGAAGCTAAAAGGCCACTTCGACGAGAAGCAGATGGAGAGCTTGATGGTAGTAGGATTGTGGTGTGCTCATCCGGACTACAACCTGCGGCCATCGATCAAGCAGGCGATCAGCGCACTGAATTCGGAGACACCATTGCCTGTGCTTCCTGCAAGCCGGCCGGTGCTGAGGTACAGCGTGCTTTCCATGGACGACGCGTCGATTGCTACTGTATACAGTGTCAATGATTCACCTTCCGACCGTTGTACACATTCCTGCGAGCGAAGCTCGTCTCCAACTGGACTTTCGAAGTGA
- the LOC135644960 gene encoding L-type lectin-domain containing receptor kinase IX.1-like, with protein MMPHRARTLCLLFCFSTVIACTSSLSFNFSSFNQDTNSKMTFQGNAVIDNTTIQLTKDGANVAGVGRVLYNEALLLWDAKTGELTDFTTQFAFLIHSHEYNYADGLAFFLTANYSSFGTPVYSEGGYLGLFCNSTIINSTINAVAVEFDTFSNKWDPRREHLGIDVNSINSSATVLWNGSVIVGRPANARVSYNASTYNLSLFLTYERTNLLPSSNYSLHYIVDLRKVLPEKVAVGFSATTGNFTETHSILSWSFSSNLQPKKKKLTARLLAGLVVGGVVILMLVSMVLLWLYKKMENHSGTETDAEDMDYDETIDHEFETERGPKRFPYRELAAATRDFSEERKLGEGGSGLVYKGYLNQPKLDVAIKRISKGSKQGRKEYISEVKAISRLRHRNLVQLIGWCHNRGEFLLVYEFMPNGSLDAYLYSTKKHLEWSVRHKIVLGLASALCYLHEEWEQCVVHRDIKTNNIMLDSALNAKLGDFGLARLVDHDSNLQTTDLAGTRGYMAPEYFYTGKASKESDVYGFGIVALEIACGRRTIEPMEHPNKVRLAEWVWELYGRQAILEAADEKLKGDFDEKQMESLMVVGLWCAHPDYNLRPSIKQAISALNSETPLPVLPASRPVLTYSVLSMDDTSVATVYSVNDSPSDRCTHSCERSSSPT; from the coding sequence ATGATGCCGCACAGAGCGAGAACTTTATGCCTTTTGTTCTGCTTCTCCACCGTGATCGCCTGCACGAGCTCTCTGTCCTTCAACTTCTCCAGTTTCAATCAAGACACAAATTCGAAGATGACCTTTCAAGGCAACGCAGTCATCGACAACACCACCATACAACTCACCAAGGATGGAGCCAACGTGGCTGGCGTCGGCAGAGTACTGTACAATGAAGCGCTGCTCCTGTGGGATGCCAAGACGGGAGAACTGACTGATTTCACCACCCAATTCGCCTTCCTCATCCACTCCCACGAGTATAACTATGCCGACGGCCTCGCGTTCTTCCTCACGGCCAATTATTCTTCTTTCGGTACGCCTGTCTATTCGGAAGGTGGCTACCTCGGCCTCTTCTGCAATAGCACCATCATAAATTCCACAATTAACGCCGTGGCTGTGGAGTTCGATACCTTCTCCAACAAATGGGATCCCAGACGCGAACATCTCGGCATCGACGTCAATTCGATCAACTCCTCTGCGACCGTGTTGTGGAACGGCAGTGTCATCGTGGGCAGGCCGGCAAATGCACGGGTGAGTTACAACGCCAGCACCTATAACTTGAGTCTCTTCCTGACCTACGAGAGAACAAATCTGTTACCCAGCAGTAACTACAGCCTACATTATATTGTGGATCTGCGAAAAGTCCTGCCGGAGAAGGTAGCAGTAGGCTTCTCGGCGACCACAGGCAACTTCACCGAGACGCACAGCATTCTCTCGTGGTCTTTCAGCTCGAATCTacagccaaagaagaagaaactgaCGGCTAGACTTCTTGCCGGTTTGGTTGTCGGAGGAGTGGTTATCTTGATGCTTGTGTCGATGGTCTTGCTGTGGTTGTATAAGAAGATGGAGAACCATAGTGGGACAGAAACAGATGCAGAGGACATGGACTATGATGAGACTATCGATCATGAATTCGAAACCGAGAGAGGGCCAAAGAGGTTTCCTTACAGAGAGCTGGCCGCTGCAACACGGGACTTCTCCGAGGAGAGAAAGTTAGGGGAAGGAGGATCTGGGTTGGTCTACAAAGGTTACTTGAACCAACCGAAGCTTGATGTAGCCATCAAAAGGATCTCCAAGGGATCGAAACAGGGAAGAAAGGAGTACATCTCCGAGGTCAAGGCCATCAGCCGGCTGAGGCATCGGAACCTTGTGCAGCTGATCGGCTGGTGCCACAACCGCGGCGAGTTCTTGCTCGTCTATGAGTTCATGCCCAATGGAAGCCTCGACGCCTACCTCTACAGTACCAAGAAGCACCTCGAGTGGTCGGTGAGGCACAAGATTGTGTTGGGGTTGGCTTCCGCACTGTGTTACCTCCACGAGGAGTGGGAGCAGTGCGTGGTGCACCGCGACATCAAGACCAACAACATAATGTTGGATTCGGCATTGAATGCCAAGCTGGGAGATTTCGGCCTCGCCAGGCTAGTGGACCATGACAGTAACCTGCAGACGACGGATTTAGCAGGGACCAGGGGGTACATGGCTCCTGAATACTTCTACACCGGCAAGGCCAGCAAAGAGTCAGATGTCTACGGCTTCGGAATCGTGGCGTTGGAGATCGCGTGCGGGAGAAGGACAATCGAGCCAATGGAGCACCCGAACAAGGTGAGGCTAGCCGAGTGGGTGTGGGAGCTCTACGGAAGGCAAGCCATCCTGGAAGCGGCGGACGAGAAGCTAAAAGGCGACTTCGACGAGAAGCAGATGGAGAGCTTGATGGTAGTAGGATTGTGGTGTGCTCATCCCGACTACAACCTGCGGCCATCGATCAAACAGGCGATCAGCGCACTGAATTCGGAGACACCATTGCCTGTGCTTCCTGCAAGCCGGCCGGTGCTGACGTACAGCGTGCTTTCCATGGACGACACGTCGGTTGCTACGGTATACAGTGTTAATGATTCACCTTCCGACCGTTGTACACATTCCTGCGAGCGAAGCTCGTCTCCAACTTGA
- the LOC135644958 gene encoding LRR receptor-like serine/threonine-protein kinase GSO1, producing MDTDRRITLVVLLVVISFLPPSALCRYLDSVYMEVLFEVRKSFTEDPRGVLDDWRRDNPDYCSWNGVTCDLDSAVVALNLSSSSLAGSLSRSLGRLSRLATLDVSSNRLTGTIPSQLAGLSALTTLFLYSNRLSGTIPSSLGSLSSLRVIRLGDNPGLSGPIPDSFGDLRNLTTLALALCNLSGSIPRRLGRLTHLQNLVLQQNQLDGHIPSELGNLADLRILNLANNLLQGEIPSQLGKLSQLTYLNMMSNRLEGTIPRSLCKLVGLQNLDLSMNELEGEFPAELGQLSELNYLVLSNNKLSGGLPEDLCQNATRLQHLFLSTNRFSGQIPAGLVQCLSLTQLDLANNSFTGAIPVELGELVDLTDLLLNNNSLSGSILREFGNLSNLQILTLYHNELRGQLPEEIGRLQQLQILYLYENQLSGEIPSAIGNCSSLKMIDFYGNQFSGGIPATIGRLEQLSFLHLRQNDLSSKIPASLGNCRQLTILDLADNRLPGRIPATFGLLKSLQQLMLYNNSLEGSIPDEMFDCRNITRVNLSNNRFNGSILPLCGSTSLLSFDLTNNSFNLEIPAQLGNSPALERIRLGNNRLTGKIPPMLGEIGSLSLLDLSSNLLTGVIPKELAACKNLTHIVLNNNRLTGVIPTWLGSIPQLGELKLSSNGFFGPLPVELFNCSNLLKVSLADNSLSGSLPPEIGKLASVNVLDLAHNQFSGAIPASIAQLSKLYELRLSRNLFTGPVLIELGRLQELQSALDLSFNNLSGEIPSSLASLAKLEYLNLSHNFLTGDVPRQIGEMSSLVVLDLSSNDLEGQLDGRFARWPPQSFAANLGLCGSPLQPCNIIRPAREGSTLSSAAVAVISATVTLVIILLLIAAVLWIRRRCAERSSEVNCAYSFKGSSSKIHRELIVKGSTRRELKWEAIMEATCNLSDEFVIGSGGSGTVYRVEMPSGETVAVKKILHDKRESLLQDKSFVREVKILGRIRHRHLVKLLGYLSRNQGEHLLVYEYMENGSLWNWLHEPAVSQKRKRELSWEARLKIAIGLAKGVEYLHHDCVPMIVHRDIKSSNVLLDGDMEAHLGDFGLAKAVAAENYPDGSARYTETGSCFAGSYGYMAPEYAYSPKATEKSDVYSMGIVLMELVSGLMPTDRRFGGDMNMVTWVQSRTATTMTVTEREELLDPALKPVAPREESSLFEVLNVALQCTGRAPSERPSSRQVSDMLLHVSLKIQRVSTGKKVAV from the exons ATGGATACGGACCGGAGGATCACgctggttgttctactggtggtGATCTCTTTCCTGCCTCCTTCGGCTCTCTGTCGCTACTTGGACTCGGTGTACATGGAAGTTCTTTTTGAGGTGAGGAAATCTTTCACGGAGGACCCCCGAGGAGTGCTCGACGACTGGAGAAGGGATAACCCCGACTACTGTTCTTGGAATGGAGTCACCTGCGATCTGGACTCGGCGGTGGTGGCTCTCAATCTCTCCTCCTCGTCCCTGGCTGGCTCCCTCTCCCGCTCCCTCGGCCGGCTGAGTCGACTCGCCACCCTCGATGTCTCCTCCAACCGGCTCACGGGTACCATCCCGAGCCAGCTCGCCGGGCTCTCCGCTCTGACCACTCTCTTCCTCTACTCCAACCGTCTCTCGGGAACGATTCCCTCTTCGCTCGGCTCGCTCTCCAGCCTTCGAGTCATCCGGCTGGGCGACAACCCAGGCCTGTCGGGACCGATCCCGGACTCGTTCGGCGACCTCCGGAACCTGACCACTCTCGCCTTGGCCCTCTGCAACCTCTCCGGCTCCATTCCGCGTCGACTCGGCCGGCTGACACATCTCCAGAACTTAGTCCTCCAACAGAACCAGCTCGACGGTCATATCCCCTCGGAGCTCGGCAATCTGGCTGATCTCCGGATCCTAAACCTTGCCAACAACTTGCTGCAGGGAGAAATACCGAGTCAACTCGGCAAGCTGAGCCAATTAACCTACCTCAACATGATGTCCAACCGGCTTGAAGGGACCATTCCGAGATCTCTCTGCAAGCTCGTCGGCCTTCAAAATCTGGACTTGTCGATGAACGAGCTCGAAGGCGAGTTCCCCGCCGAGCTCGGCCAACTGAGTGAACTCAATTATCTAGTCTTGTCCAACAACAAACTCTCCGGCGGCCTGCCGGAGGACCTCTGCCAAAATGCGACTAGGTTGCAGCACTTGTTCCTGTCCACCAACAGGTTCTCCGGTCAAATTCCGGCCGGCTTGGTCCAATGCCTGTCCTTGACGCAATTGGATTTGGCAAACAACAGCTTCACTGGCGCAATCCCGGTCGAACTCGGTGAGCTCGTCGACCTTACTGATCTCCTGCTCAACAATAACAGCTTGTCGGGTTCGATTCTTCGCGAATTCGGCAACCTCAGCAATCTTCAGATACTGACGCTCTATCACAATGAGCTGCGAGGGCAGCTGCCGGAGGAGATTGGCAGGTTGCAGCAGCTGCAGATCCTTTATCTCTATGAAAACCAGTTGTCCGGCGAGATCCCCTCGGCCATCGGGAACTGTTCAAGCTTGAAAATGATCGATTTCTACGGGAACCAGTTCTCTGGCGGCATTCCGGCGACTATCGGCCGGCTGGAGCAGCTCAGTTTCCTGCATCTGAGGCAGAACGACCTCTCCAGCAAGATCCCCGCGTCGCTGGGCAATTGCCGGCAGCTCACGATCCTCGACTTGGCCGACAACCGGCTCCCTGGCAGGATTCCGGCGACTTTTGGGCTCCTGAAATCGCTCCAACAGCTCATGCTGTACAACAACTCGCTCGAAGGAAGCATCCCCGATGAGATGTTTGATTGCCGGAACATCACGAGAGTGAACCTGTCCAACAACCGGTTCAACGGGAGCATCCTTCCGCTGTGCGGCTCGACCTCGCTTCTGTCGTTCGATCTCACCAACAATTCCTTCAACCTGGAGATTCCAGCGCAACTCGGAAACTCACCGGCGCTCGAGCGGATCCGGCTGGGGAACAATCGTCTGACCGGCAAGATACCGCCAATGCTCGGAGAAATCGGGTCTCTCTCGCTTCTGGACTTGTCGAGCAACTTGCTAACCGGAGTAATACCGAAGGAACTGGCGGCATGCAAGAATCTCACCCACATTGTTCTGAACAATAATCGGCTAACTGGAGTCATCCCGACGTGGCTTGGGAGCATACCGCAGCTGGGGGAGCTCAAACTCTCTTCTAACGGATTCTTTGGGCCTCTTCCTGTTGAGCTCTTCAATTGCTCCAATCTACTGAAGGTCTCTCTCGCAGATAACTCACTCAGTGGCTCACTCCCTCCTGAAATTGGCAAACTTGCATCCGTCAATGTCCTGGACTTAGCCCACAATCAGTTCTCTGGAGCAATCCCTGCCTCCATAGCGCAGCTAAGCAAGCTTTATGAGCTCCGGTTGTCGAGGAATCTGTTCACCGGGCCGGTCCTGATCGAGCTTGGACGACTGCAGGAACTACAGAGTGCGTTAGACCTCAGCTTCAACAACCTCAGCGGCGAGATTCCGTCATCGCTTGCGTCGCTTGCGAAGCTCGAATATCTGAACCTCTCGCACAATTTTCTGACCGGAGATGTCCCGCGACAAATAGGTGAAATGAGTAGCTTGGTGGTGCTCGATCTCTCGAGCAACGATTTGGAGGGGCAATTGGACGGCCGATTCGCCCGCTGGCCACCGCAGTCTTTCGCTGCGAACCTTGGTCTCTGCGGGAGTCCCCTCCAGCCGTGCAACATTATCAGGCCCGCCCGCGAAGGTTCCACCTTAAGCTCAGCTGCTGTAGCCGTGATCTCTGCCACCGTGACGCTGGTGATCATTCTCCTGCTGATAGCCGCTGTGTTATGGATCAGAAGGCGGTGCGCAGAGAGATCAAGCGAGGTCAATTGCGCATACTCCTTCAAGGGTTCCTCTTCCAAGATTCATCGAGAACTGATCGTGAAGGGATCCACGAGGCGAGAACTCAAATGGGAAGCTATCATGGAAGCGACGTGCAACCTGAGCGACGAGTTCGTCATCGGTTCTGGCGGGTCGGGCACCGTCTACAGAGTTGAAATGCCGTCCGGTGAGACAGTGGCCGTGAAGAAGATTCTGCATGACAAAAGGGAATCCTTGCTGCAAGACAAGAGCTTCGTGAGAGAGGTGAAAATTCTTGGCCGGATCAGGCACCGGCATTTGGTCAAGCTACTGGGTTACCTTAGCAGAAATCAGGGGGAGCATCTGCTGGTATACGAGTACATGGAGAATGGAAGCCTGTGGAATTGGCTGCACGAGCCTGCAGTGAGCCAGAAGAGGAAGCGGGAGCTGAGCTGGGAGGCCAGGTTGAAGATCGCGATCGGCCTTGCCAAAGGAGTGGAGTACCTGCACCACGACTGCGTGCCAATGATAGTTCACAGGGATATCAAGTCGAGCAATGTGCTGCTCGACGGTGACATGGAGGCGCATTTGGGCGACTTTGGACTGGCAAAGGCAGTCGCCGCCGAGAATTACCCGGACGGTTCGGCACGGTATACGGAGACTGGCTCCTGCTTCGCCGGATCCTATGGCTACATGGCTCCAG AATATGCTTACTCCCCAAAGGCGACGGAGAAGAGCGACGTCTACAGCATGGGCATTGTTCTCATGGAGCTCGTTAGCGGGTTAATGCCCACAGATCGGAGGTTCGGAGGAGACATGAATATGGTGACCTGGGTGCAGTCTCGGACTGCGACGACGATGACGGTGACAGAACGGGAGGAGTTGCTGGATCCTGCTCTGAAGCCGGTGGCACCGCGTGAGGAGTCCTCTCTGTTTGAAGTGCTCAATGTGGCCTTGCAATGCACCGGGAGGGCTCCTTCCGAGCGGCCTAGTTCGCGCCAGGTCTCTGATATGCTGCTCCACGTTTCCCTGAAGATTCAGAGAGTAAGCACCGGAAAGAAAGTTGCAGTATAA